One Heyndrickxia oleronia genomic window, CCGATCCTTAGCCAGCTTTTCCAATGCCTCCTGAATTAAATGTTCACTTTCTAAATCCAGTGCAGATGTTGCTTCATCCAAAATTAATATAGGAGGGTTTTTCAAAAATACACGAGCAATCGCAATCCGCTGCTTCTGACCACCGGAAAGCTTCACTCCTCTTTCCCCAACCTTTGTGTCATATCCTTCTGGAAGATTCATGATAAACTCATGGGCATTTGCTGCTTTCGCTGCCTGTATGATCTCTTCCTCTGTTGCATCTGGCTTACCTAGTAAAATATTTAACCGAACCGATTCACTAAATAAAATATTATCCTGTAAGACCATCCCAATTTTATCGCGAAGGCTTCTTACTTTAAAATCGCGAATATCAGTGCCATCTAAAAGGATTTTCCCACTCGTTACGTCATAGAAACGGGGAATCAAACTGACTAATGAAGATTTACCTCCACCACTCATCCCGACTAACGCGATCGTTTCACCGGCACGAACATGTAATTGGATATCCTTAAGGACAGATAATTCCTTTTCATTATAAGCAAAGTTTACATGCTCAAATGAAATATCACCTTTAACATTTTTGCATTCAATCGCATCTGGCGCATCATCGATATCATATTTTTCATCCATTAATTCAAAGACGCGGTCCATTGAGGCAATAGATTGCGTTAATGTCGTACCAGAGTTCACTAATCGACGTAGTGGGCTATATAAACGATCGATATATGCAATGAATGCTGCCATTGTCCCAATCGATAAATTCCCATGGATCGCTTGATATCCTGCAAAACCAATGACAATTAATGGAGCAATATCTGTCAATGTGTTAACAACAGAAAATGCCTTCGCTGTCCATCGCGTATGCTGCAAGGCTTTATCGAGAAAATTCGAATTATGTACGCGAAAGCGTTCCTGCTCGGTATCTTCAATAGCAAAGCTTTTAATAACAGGCATTCCCTGCACCCGCTCATGTAAATACCCTTGCACTTCAGCAAGCGCTTGGGAGCGAACCCTTGTAAATTTGCGTAAATTGCCGAAGAAATATTTAACCGATATCGCATACAGTGGAAACACAATGAGCGAAACAATGGTTAACGGAACATCCATTGTAAACATTATCGAAACCGCAATGATGATCGTCGCCGCATCCAGCCATACATTCATTAAGCCGGTAATAACAAAGTCCTTTGTCTGCTCAACATCATTGATCACTCTGGAGATAACTTCCCCCGCACGCGTATTAGAGTAAAATTTAAAGCTCAATTTCTGTAAATGCGTAAATAAGCGATCCCGGATATCATATAAAATCTTGCTTGATGTCCATTGAGCAAAATACTGTCTGTAAAATTCAATCGGCGGCCGTAAAACCACAAACACACCTAACATAATCGACATCGTGATCAAAAGCTTCGACGTTTTCTCATCAACTGACAAATGCTGATTCGTCACAATATCATCAATCACATACTGAATAATAACGGGAATAAGCAGCGGAATCGCAAACTTTATCAAACCAATAATCAACGTCCCAATAATCTGACCCGTATACGGCTTAACAAACTTCATATATCTCTTTGTACTACTCATAAAATCCCCTCCCTTTCTGAAAAATCTCGCTGTGGGGGTCTGACCCCATTTATTAAAACCTAGAGGTAGTAAAGCTTGTCTTTCCTGGAATTGACGTTTGGGGGTCTGACCCCGTTTGTTATAATCAAGAGCTACGAACCCTTGTCTTTCCTGGAATTAACGCTTGGGGGTCTGACCCCGTTTGTTATAATCAAGAGCTACGAACCCTTGTCTTTCCTGGAATTAACGCTTGGGGGTCTGACCCCGTTTGTTATAATCAAGAGCTACGGACCCTTGTCTTTCCTGGAATTAACGCTTGGGGGTCTGACCCCGTTTGTTATAATCAAGAGCTACGAACCCTTGACTTTCCTGGAATTAACGCTTGGGGGTCTGACCCCACTTGTTAAAAGCTTGAGCTATAAACCTTTTCTTTATTTGAAACGACGTTTTGGGGTCTGACCCCCACTCGCCCCCCGCTCACCTTATTATCTGCTGCCGGTTCACGAAAAAAACCTGTGGCTTGTAACTACCAACAGGTAACTAATCGATTTTATTTAAATTAAAATAAATGGTTTGCAACTAGTAGCTAGATGATTTCATCTACGGTAGGTTAGATAGCGTTCGTACCAAATATCAATAAAATCGGGTGCAAATGGGCCTTTTCTTTGGCGTATCCATCTTACCAAGTTGTCCACATTTCGCTTTAAAATATGGTCAATGACATCGGGATATCCCATTTGTTTCCGATGGTATTCATACTCATCTTCATCTAAAAGCGTATAAGTCATATCGGGAAAGACTTTAATATCTAGATCATAATCGATGTATTTTAACGCCTCTTTATCATACACAAATGGTGAACCTAGGTTACAGTAATAGTATATTCCATCCTCTCGAATCATTCCAATAATATTAAACCAATGATCCGAGTGAAAATAGCAAATAGCTGGTTCACGGGTAATCCATGTGCGACCATCCGATTCCGTTACAATAGTCCGATCATTCCCACCAATCACAAGGGACTTCGATCCTTTTAATACTGTCGTCTCTTCCCATATTCGATGTATGTATCCGTTATGTTTATAGCTATGTATTTGTATCGTATCACCTTCAATGGGAATGCCCATACCTTTTCTCCCTACTTTCTTTATAAAATTTGTATCCGTTCAAATAAATCAAAGTATCTGTTTTCTGTCTAATTCCTAAAAATCCCTTATTAATATTCTATTATTATAACGTTTTTTAAGAAAATTTAAAACAAAAGACTCTTATATGTATAGCATTTATCATCGATAAAATTATGTCGGTTTTTTTAGGATTCAGCTAGTTCTGATGAGTTAAGCAGATAACTATTGGTTAAAACTACAACAATAGAAAAAACCCCTACCTTCAGTAAAGTGTACCCTTTGTAAAGGACATTTAAAAAAAGACTAGGCAACTTGAAGAAGATGATGACTGTATTGTGCAGGTGTCATCTTTTTTAAGTTCCATTGACCTCGGTAATGATTGTAATATGTCATATAACTCTGAACCTCTCTTTTTACTTCTTCTAATGATTCACACGTTTTAAAATCCGTTTCATCTTTAAAATGTCCAAAGAACGATTCTTGTGGGGCATTATCCCAACAGTTTCCACGACGTGACATAGATTGCCCTAGTCCCATTTTCTTTACCATCTTTTGAAATTGGGGGTTGGTATAGTGGAACCCTTGATCTGAGTGAATGAATGCGCCTTCGGCCAGCTTTATCCCAGTCTTTTTCAACTTCTTTAATGTATTTAACGCAATATCTAGTGTGATTTTATCTGATGTCTCATATGCTAAGATTTCATTGGTTTCGGCATCTTTTATAGTGGACAAGTAGGCACGTTTTCCTTTTCCATAACTTAAATATGTAATGTCTGTTAATAATACTTTTCTAGCGGTTCCTTGCTTAAATTCGCGGTTTAATAGGTTCGGTAAAGTTCTATGTTCTTTTGTTGCTTTTGCCATTCTTCGATATGGGTTTGCTTTTCGAATTGGGCAAATGATTTGGAATTTTTTCATGATACGACGAATTCGTTTTAGGTTATATGTAATTTGATACTGATTTTCTAAGGTCATCTTGATTTGACGTGCGCCTTTCTTACGACGACGAAAATTATAAGCTTTTAAAATGATTTTCTTTACTTTTTCGTCTGCTCATCACGAGCCTGTCTATTAAGTTGTGCTTCTTCTGAAAAATAACGATAATAACCTGATCGAGAGACACCAACTAGTTCACAAAGATAGCTCACCATCCGCTTTAAGTTATATTTTTTTAATGACCAATTGGATCAATTCAAATTTCTGTTCAGCTGTTAGTTTTTCCTTTTCTTCACCAACATCCTTTCTGCTAGATCGATCTTTTTTAGCAGTTCATTTTCTGCACGTAATAAGGCGTTTTGTGCTTCTAATCGTGCATATTTTTCTTCTAAACTTAATTCACGTTCAAGTGGTCGTCCAGAATGGTATTTTCGAGTGTCTTCAAGCCCAGCTACACCATTTTCTTTATAAGCTTTACGCCATCTCTTTAAAGATGAACTCGCTCGTTCAGTCCCAACGATTTCAATATCAAATCCTGCATCTTCAAATATTTGACGTGGAAATTTTCCTTCTTCATACTCTTTAATAGCTAATGCTTTAAATTCATCAGTGTAAGTAATTGCTTTTTCACTAACAGCTTTTACATAAGGATGTTTCATCAATAATTTCTGTTCTTGATCTGTAAATAATATTTTCGACATTTTCATCCGCCCCATTAAC contains:
- a CDS encoding ABC transporter ATP-binding protein; translated protein: MSSTKRYMKFVKPYTGQIIGTLIIGLIKFAIPLLIPVIIQYVIDDIVTNQHLSVDEKTSKLLITMSIMLGVFVVLRPPIEFYRQYFAQWTSSKILYDIRDRLFTHLQKLSFKFYSNTRAGEVISRVINDVEQTKDFVITGLMNVWLDAATIIIAVSIMFTMDVPLTIVSLIVFPLYAISVKYFFGNLRKFTRVRSQALAEVQGYLHERVQGMPVIKSFAIEDTEQERFRVHNSNFLDKALQHTRWTAKAFSVVNTLTDIAPLIVIGFAGYQAIHGNLSIGTMAAFIAYIDRLYSPLRRLVNSGTTLTQSIASMDRVFELMDEKYDIDDAPDAIECKNVKGDISFEHVNFAYNEKELSVLKDIQLHVRAGETIALVGMSGGGKSSLVSLIPRFYDVTSGKILLDGTDIRDFKVRSLRDKIGMVLQDNILFSESVRLNILLGKPDATEEEIIQAAKAANAHEFIMNLPEGYDTKVGERGVKLSGGQKQRIAIARVFLKNPPILILDEATSALDLESEHLIQEALEKLAKDRTTFIVAHRLSTITHADRIVLIEHGEIVEIGPHEELMEKQGHYFNLFQVQQLDS
- a CDS encoding nucleoside tri-diphosphate phosphatase, with protein sequence MGIPIEGDTIQIHSYKHNGYIHRIWEETTVLKGSKSLVIGGNDRTIVTESDGRTWITREPAICYFHSDHWFNIIGMIREDGIYYYCNLGSPFVYDKEALKYIDYDLDIKVFPDMTYTLLDEDEYEYHRKQMGYPDVIDHILKRNVDNLVRWIRQRKGPFAPDFIDIWYERYLTYRR